A window from Shewanella livingstonensis encodes these proteins:
- a CDS encoding AAA family ATPase produces the protein MIILVGGEKGGSGKSCLAQNIAVFLTQEVDASVIMVDCDPQRTTSDWIQARNNNPKLSAISCVQLYGKIRNDLLSLEQHYDYVIVDCGGQDNLALRASMSVASHVLMPLRPKRRDLKTVSHMDDIVSTCLMINPKMKASFVITQCPSLPNQASRITEAKDVCRTYDINVLDAVNYSRNIYDDSEESGLSVFELEPKGKAAEEMRSIACELLEITDAKQLIEQRNTASNVTTLRGNYGTSRSQEKRFVM, from the coding sequence ATGATCATATTAGTGGGTGGTGAAAAAGGGGGAAGCGGCAAAAGCTGTCTTGCGCAAAATATTGCAGTATTCCTGACCCAAGAGGTCGATGCTAGTGTGATTATGGTCGATTGCGATCCGCAAAGAACAACATCAGACTGGATCCAAGCCCGTAACAACAACCCCAAATTATCTGCCATTAGCTGTGTGCAACTTTATGGTAAAATTCGTAATGACTTACTCAGCCTAGAGCAGCATTACGATTACGTTATTGTCGATTGTGGTGGCCAGGACAATCTTGCCTTGCGAGCATCGATGTCTGTTGCATCGCACGTATTAATGCCGTTAAGACCTAAACGTCGTGACTTAAAAACCGTCAGCCACATGGACGATATCGTTTCTACTTGTTTAATGATCAACCCAAAAATGAAAGCGTCATTTGTGATAACGCAATGTCCAAGTCTGCCTAACCAGGCAAGCAGAATAACCGAAGCAAAAGATGTCTGTCGTACCTATGACATTAACGTATTAGACGCCGTTAATTACAGCCGCAATATTTATGATGACAGTGAAGAATCAGGTTTATCTGTATTTGAATTAGAACCCAAGGGAAAAGCAGCAGAAGAGATGCGCAGTATTGCCTGCGAATTACTCGAGATTACCGATGCAAAGCAACTTATTGAACAGCGTAATACTGCATCGAATGTAACTACATTGAGAGGAAATTATGGGACTAGCCGATCTCAAGAAAAACGCTTCGTTATGTAA
- the aceB gene encoding malate synthase A, whose product MTAEQLVAQHCKSTANADDSLKTDLTFVGPVVSGQEEVFNSGAVAFLNSLCAKFVDEVPELLIKRKQKQARIDSGELPGFLPETRAIREGNWTIRGMPEDLTDRRVEITGPVDRKMIINALNANVKVFMADFEDSLAPSWQKIVEGQINLRDAVRGDIDFTAPETGKHYSLNPDPAVLIARVRGLHLIEKHIEYKGKPIPGGLVDFALYFYHNYRQLLAKGSGPYFYLPKLESHIEARWWAKVFAFVEERFCLQPGTIKCTCLIETLPAVFEMEEILYELRSNIVALNCGRWDYIFSYIKTLKNYPDRVLPDRQAVTMDTKFLSAYSRLLIKTCHKRGALAMGGMAAFIPAKDEATNELVLQKVRGDKELEARNGHDGTWVAHPGLANTAMKIFNDYIGGDRTNQLHITRDVDAPILASELLEPCEGERTEAGMRLNIRIALQYIEAWIQGNGCVPIYGLMEDAATAEISRTSIWQWIQHGKSLSNGKLVTKALFTDMLKEEMANVKKELGAERFNAGQFAKASALFEQITTSDELVDFLTLPGYELLTA is encoded by the coding sequence ATGACGGCAGAACAATTAGTCGCTCAGCACTGTAAGTCCACAGCAAATGCTGATGATTCGCTTAAGACCGATCTCACCTTTGTTGGTCCAGTCGTTAGCGGTCAAGAAGAAGTGTTTAATTCTGGCGCCGTGGCTTTCCTTAATTCGTTATGTGCCAAGTTTGTTGATGAAGTGCCAGAGTTGCTTATTAAGCGCAAACAAAAACAGGCTCGAATTGATAGCGGTGAGTTACCCGGTTTTTTACCTGAAACTCGTGCAATACGCGAAGGTAATTGGACTATTCGTGGTATGCCTGAAGACTTAACCGACAGGCGTGTTGAGATTACCGGTCCGGTTGACCGTAAGATGATTATTAATGCCTTAAATGCCAATGTAAAAGTGTTTATGGCCGACTTTGAGGACTCTTTAGCTCCGAGCTGGCAAAAAATTGTCGAGGGTCAAATTAATCTTCGTGATGCCGTGCGTGGTGATATTGATTTTACTGCTCCGGAAACGGGCAAGCATTATTCGTTAAATCCGGATCCTGCAGTGTTAATTGCACGTGTACGTGGTTTGCACCTTATTGAAAAACATATTGAATACAAAGGTAAACCTATCCCTGGTGGGTTAGTTGATTTTGCATTGTACTTTTATCATAACTATCGCCAGCTGCTAGCTAAAGGCTCTGGACCTTACTTTTATCTTCCTAAGTTAGAAAGCCATATTGAAGCGCGTTGGTGGGCAAAAGTGTTTGCCTTTGTCGAAGAACGTTTTTGCTTACAGCCAGGCACAATTAAATGTACTTGTTTAATTGAGACATTACCTGCGGTGTTTGAAATGGAAGAGATCCTTTATGAACTTCGATCAAACATAGTAGCGCTTAATTGTGGCCGTTGGGATTATATTTTTAGCTATATAAAGACCTTAAAGAATTACCCCGATCGTGTGCTACCCGACCGTCAAGCGGTAACGATGGACACTAAGTTTTTAAGTGCCTATTCACGCTTATTGATTAAAACCTGTCATAAACGTGGTGCATTAGCGATGGGTGGAATGGCTGCATTCATTCCAGCCAAAGATGAAGCGACTAACGAACTGGTACTACAAAAGGTTCGTGGCGATAAAGAGTTAGAAGCTCGTAATGGCCATGATGGTACTTGGGTAGCTCATCCGGGTTTAGCCAACACAGCGATGAAAATTTTTAATGATTACATTGGTGGTGATAGAACCAACCAATTGCATATTACCCGCGATGTAGATGCACCTATTTTAGCAAGTGAGTTACTTGAACCTTGTGAAGGCGAGCGAACTGAAGCGGGCATGCGGTTGAATATTCGAATTGCTTTGCAATATATCGAAGCATGGATTCAGGGCAATGGTTGCGTACCGATTTACGGTTTGATGGAAGATGCTGCCACAGCAGAAATATCGCGTACTTCTATTTGGCAATGGATCCAACATGGTAAAAGCCTATCCAATGGCAAGCTTGTCACTAAAGCATTATTTACAGACATGTTGAAAGAAGAAATGGCCAATGTGAAAAAGGAACTTGGTGCTGAACGTTTTAATGCAGGCCAGTTCGCCAAGGCATCTGCGTTATTTGAGCAAATTACTACCTCAGATGAGTTAGTCGATTTCTTAACATTACCCGGATATGAACTGTTAACGGCTTAA
- a CDS encoding CNNM domain-containing protein → MITLLFIVIAAISISFLCSVFESVLLSVTPSYIANLKQHHPHVAARLNKQKQNIDSPLVSILTLNTISHTMGASVAGAQAAIVFGSEMLGVFSAVLTFLILFLSEIIPKILGANYWRKLAPAVSICLYWMEKATLPLIWLSRKVTSVFGKGDTNLYIRQELSAMNQMGKDSGELSAQESQIITQMLAMKDMCVTDIMTPRTVIFKLPTTMTNEQFIEQHLSSPFTRFPVYLDERDNVVGYVNRNDIILQARQAPNTVIGDYLKPLLVVPSSVKVLPLFQTIIKRNGKMALVVDEYGSSEGIVTIEDIIETLIGLEIVDSKDLAPDMQALARKLWQRRIESKGLVIYNETETN, encoded by the coding sequence ATGATAACCCTTCTGTTTATCGTTATTGCTGCTATTTCAATCTCGTTTTTATGTAGTGTATTTGAATCGGTATTGCTATCCGTTACTCCCAGTTATATCGCAAATCTTAAACAACACCATCCTCATGTTGCTGCTAGGCTTAATAAACAAAAGCAGAACATTGATTCTCCCTTGGTTTCTATTCTGACACTCAATACCATTTCGCACACCATGGGTGCATCTGTTGCTGGCGCACAAGCTGCAATAGTGTTTGGCAGTGAAATGCTCGGTGTATTTTCTGCGGTACTGACTTTTTTAATTCTATTCTTATCAGAAATCATTCCAAAAATATTGGGTGCAAACTATTGGCGTAAATTGGCACCCGCAGTATCGATATGTCTTTATTGGATGGAAAAAGCCACCTTGCCTTTAATTTGGTTATCAAGAAAAGTCACCAGCGTGTTTGGTAAGGGTGATACGAACCTTTATATTCGCCAAGAATTAAGCGCCATGAACCAAATGGGTAAAGACAGTGGCGAGCTTAGTGCGCAAGAGTCACAAATAATAACCCAAATGTTAGCCATGAAAGATATGTGTGTTACTGACATCATGACACCACGAACAGTAATTTTTAAATTACCGACCACCATGACAAATGAGCAATTTATAGAGCAACATTTAAGCAGCCCATTTACACGCTTTCCCGTTTATCTCGATGAACGAGACAACGTGGTGGGTTATGTAAATCGTAACGACATTATTCTTCAAGCTCGCCAGGCACCAAATACAGTCATTGGTGACTATTTGAAACCTTTGTTGGTTGTGCCCTCTTCTGTCAAGGTATTGCCTTTATTTCAAACTATCATCAAGCGTAATGGCAAAATGGCCCTGGTGGTTGATGAATATGGTTCAAGTGAAGGTATTGTCACTATTGAAGATATTATTGAAACATTAATAGGTTTAGAAATTGTCGACTCAAAAGATTTAGCACCAGACATGCAAGCTCTTGCGCGTAAGCTATGGCAACGACGAATAGAAAGTAAAGGTCTCGTCATTTACAACGAAACTGAAACAAACTAG
- a CDS encoding bifunctional metallophosphatase/5'-nucleotidase: MLNSYRLSIAHINDTHSNFEPSPVQFNLSANQQQFTLEAHSGGYARLGYQIEQARQQAAAKQSPFIFLHGGDSFQGTLYFREFKGAANAHLLNLLRPDAMVLGNHEVDAGNTPVQAFLNRIDFPVLAGNMDLSQEDRHKTGRLYGHPMLYDFDDSTETAKVLIKPFHDTKLAIIGITLDQMRLIARPDPDTYFVNAIETTRRTIQRLHQQGIRHIIVLSHLGLDQDRELAAKVDGISLIVGGHSHTLQGELSDIGWSDIPYAETINSTPILHAGKYAETIGLAEICFDQHGKIVELIGNNYFMVDKNITVTTKDGSSADSNTAAMLVEQLFAHPCVRGAQHDEEIHAVIHTQYRPSLDAIENQILGHIPRDFVHTRLPSKHLPHGSEIAPWVSRSMYKAAKNIEPTIDFALHNAGGVRQSLNKGQLSLADVVGRILPFELPLTLYRIQGKFIIEALESAINSATNNGIMGTGAGSFPYPYGLRYFYDGKQAKGLRITQIDIYKHDHWQTLEPNKSYLGVSSSYTASGKEGYEALLHALWQHPINNQTLPEAFIDFVSQHGHLITGQLFANVHYISHRD; the protein is encoded by the coding sequence ATGCTAAATTCTTATCGCTTATCCATAGCCCATATCAACGACACTCATTCTAATTTTGAACCTAGCCCAGTCCAGTTTAACTTAAGTGCTAACCAGCAACAGTTCACACTTGAAGCGCATTCAGGTGGCTATGCACGTTTAGGTTATCAAATAGAACAAGCCAGGCAACAAGCAGCAGCTAAGCAGTCACCTTTTATATTTTTACATGGCGGTGATAGTTTTCAAGGCACGTTGTATTTTAGAGAGTTTAAAGGTGCCGCTAACGCTCACCTGCTAAACTTGCTAAGGCCCGACGCTATGGTATTGGGCAATCACGAGGTCGATGCTGGTAACACCCCAGTACAAGCCTTTTTAAATCGTATCGATTTTCCGGTATTAGCCGGTAACATGGACTTAAGTCAAGAAGACCGCCACAAAACAGGTCGGCTTTATGGTCATCCCATGCTATACGATTTTGATGACTCAACAGAAACGGCCAAAGTGTTAATTAAACCGTTTCACGACACTAAGTTAGCGATAATTGGTATTACATTAGATCAAATGCGCTTAATTGCCCGCCCAGATCCAGATACCTATTTTGTTAATGCCATCGAAACCACCCGACGCACAATACAACGCTTACATCAACAAGGTATTCGCCACATAATCGTACTTAGCCATTTAGGCTTAGATCAAGATAGAGAACTAGCGGCAAAGGTTGACGGAATAAGCTTAATTGTAGGTGGACACTCACATACTCTTCAAGGTGAACTGAGTGATATTGGTTGGAGTGATATTCCTTATGCCGAGACGATAAATTCAACACCCATTTTACATGCAGGTAAATATGCAGAAACGATCGGCTTAGCAGAAATATGTTTTGACCAGCACGGTAAAATAGTGGAATTGATCGGCAATAACTATTTTATGGTTGATAAAAATATCACTGTAACCACCAAAGACGGAAGTAGTGCCGACAGTAATACTGCAGCAATGTTAGTCGAACAACTTTTTGCTCACCCCTGCGTAAGAGGTGCACAACATGATGAAGAGATCCACGCTGTTATCCATACTCAATATAGACCCTCATTAGATGCGATAGAAAATCAAATCCTTGGCCATATTCCGCGCGACTTTGTCCATACACGCCTACCCAGTAAGCACTTACCTCATGGAAGTGAAATAGCCCCTTGGGTCAGTCGTAGTATGTATAAGGCGGCTAAAAATATTGAACCGACGATAGATTTTGCATTACATAATGCCGGAGGTGTTAGGCAGTCGTTAAACAAAGGTCAATTGTCATTAGCCGATGTTGTTGGGCGTATTTTACCATTTGAGCTGCCGCTTACCTTATATAGAATTCAGGGTAAATTTATTATTGAAGCACTAGAGTCCGCCATCAATTCCGCCACAAACAATGGCATTATGGGCACAGGGGCTGGCAGTTTCCCCTATCCTTATGGTTTGCGTTACTTCTATGATGGTAAGCAAGCAAAAGGCTTACGGATAACTCAAATTGATATCTACAAACACGATCATTGGCAAACACTAGAACCTAATAAGTCATATCTCGGTGTATCAAGCTCTTACACTGCTTCAGGTAAAGAAGGGTATGAAGCCTTATTACATGCTCTTTGGCAGCACCCCATTAATAACCAAACGCTACCAGAAGCCTTTATCGACTTTGTTAGCCAACATGGTCATCTTATCACTGGACAACTGTTTGCCAATGTCCACTATATTAGCCACCGCGATTAA
- a CDS encoding nuclear transport factor 2 family protein encodes MQSIIHRLGFIAVLMTTVAAFDLHATEADETTLGQSQTEPKSKQVSQQISSESEAVIKDISQSHEIIDSQGLSEKDSQTVSSLLNQLHESAAAADWATYFSLYHPQAVFIGTDQSERWNMVEFEGYAKPTQGWRYDVKSRHLLQIDDTIVFDELLYSPEYGISRGTGALVQTAEGWKIAQYHLSFPIPNDKAKRITSLIMQ; translated from the coding sequence ATGCAATCAATTATTCACCGACTCGGATTTATTGCCGTGTTAATGACCACCGTGGCAGCGTTTGACTTACACGCCACAGAAGCCGATGAGACAACTCTTGGTCAAAGCCAAACTGAACCAAAGAGCAAGCAGGTAAGCCAACAAATAAGCTCAGAAAGCGAAGCTGTCATTAAAGATATTAGCCAGTCACATGAAATAATTGATAGCCAAGGTTTATCAGAAAAAGACAGCCAAACCGTAAGTTCCCTTTTAAATCAATTACATGAAAGCGCAGCGGCTGCTGATTGGGCGACTTATTTTAGCCTTTATCACCCACAAGCAGTGTTTATCGGTACCGATCAGTCAGAGCGTTGGAATATGGTTGAATTTGAGGGTTATGCCAAACCGACTCAAGGGTGGCGCTACGATGTGAAATCTCGTCACTTGTTACAAATTGACGATACCATTGTATTTGACGAGCTACTTTATAGTCCAGAATACGGCATCAGTCGGGGTACTGGTGCACTAGTGCAAACTGCGGAAGGTTGGAAAATAGCGCAATACCATTTGAGCTTCCCCATTCCAAACGATAAAGCCAAACGAATTACCAGCTTAATAATGCAATAG
- a CDS encoding GNAT family N-acetyltransferase — MKNSINQPYQIVDFSSRYATQISQLYHTAVQGITHPRYPQQKLNAWSSAPRSAKFWQLQYKRNKAWLALDNHQVIGFISLETHFKHQGYIDCLYVHPDYQKQGIASALFQHLQHWALQQQYPFISVDASYLSKPLFEKKGFTLQQTSYQQKCGQTFTGFYMKKWLID, encoded by the coding sequence ATGAAAAACTCAATAAATCAACCTTATCAAATCGTTGATTTCTCTTCGCGATACGCAACTCAAATAAGCCAGTTATACCATACTGCTGTGCAAGGTATTACTCACCCAAGATACCCACAACAAAAACTCAATGCATGGTCATCAGCGCCGCGCTCTGCAAAATTCTGGCAACTACAATACAAACGAAATAAGGCATGGCTCGCGCTTGATAACCATCAGGTTATCGGTTTTATTAGTTTAGAAACCCATTTTAAGCACCAAGGTTATATTGATTGCTTATACGTGCATCCCGACTACCAAAAACAAGGCATTGCCAGCGCGCTGTTTCAACACCTTCAACATTGGGCACTGCAGCAACAATATCCATTTATCAGCGTCGATGCATCGTACTTATCTAAGCCGTTATTTGAAAAAAAAGGCTTTACCTTGCAGCAAACAAGCTACCAACAAAAATGTGGTCAAACGTTTACCGGCTTTTACATGAAAAAATGGTTAATAGACTAG
- a CDS encoding CopG family transcriptional regulator has translation MGLADLKKNASLCNNTNNIAVSIDDFIAAADLYATGQDRPRQVSTPLLSATDTDIQTNIIDFLQHKYPQHIEPVTLASKGEKQPYKRCTYTLNETAMSQLALLSQQGGIAKSKLIRQLISQYFSLTPQQQKILGTNFTD, from the coding sequence ATGGGACTAGCCGATCTCAAGAAAAACGCTTCGTTATGTAATAACACCAATAACATTGCGGTATCGATTGATGACTTTATTGCTGCTGCGGATCTGTATGCCACTGGCCAAGATCGTCCTCGACAAGTATCAACACCATTGCTGAGTGCAACTGATACTGATATCCAGACAAATATAATCGACTTTTTACAGCATAAATATCCACAGCATATAGAGCCAGTAACGTTAGCCAGCAAGGGGGAGAAGCAACCTTATAAACGTTGTACTTATACCTTAAATGAAACGGCAATGAGTCAGCTAGCATTACTAAGCCAGCAAGGGGGTATCGCAAAATCAAAACTCATTAGGCAGTTGATTTCACAATATTTCAGTTTAACGCCACAGCAGCAAAAAATATTAGGCACTAACTTTACAGATTAA
- a CDS encoding NrfJ: MKAKLIAFAAAATLALGVSSVWAQGALHQAEVLDTMNGGGYTYVQLKEADKTYWAAGPQTEVAKGDKVEVSEQMWMNDFKSSSLNRTFDKIMFVGDISKK; encoded by the coding sequence ATGAAAGCTAAATTAATCGCATTTGCTGCCGCAGCCACTTTGGCTTTAGGCGTTTCTTCTGTGTGGGCACAAGGTGCTTTGCATCAAGCTGAAGTACTCGATACCATGAACGGCGGCGGTTATACCTATGTTCAATTAAAAGAAGCAGATAAAACTTACTGGGCCGCGGGTCCGCAAACTGAAGTGGCTAAAGGCGACAAGGTTGAAGTGTCTGAGCAAATGTGGATGAATGACTTTAAAAGTTCAAGCCTAAACAGAACATTTGATAAAATCATGTTTGTTGGCGATATTAGTAAAAAGTAG
- a CDS encoding HDOD domain-containing protein, translated as MTQQKGADYWTKRISDQEMPALCSTVRDLEQLAKDDVSSLALLGRSVMHDNALTSRILRVANSAIYNKGINQVSTVSRAAVVLGFDTIRNICLTAKLLTSLLENKHLSEGVYQRLLKLMAQSFQAAMLARMMMSDKGESLREEVFIASLLYRIGESAFWSMGGELTEQLDKKLLKIEDKITQNSLIRAELGTSFVQLTQSIARSWGLGEVLLKSLAQPDERMPEIRCIFLADKLSEIISQPKVNAEELHKRLSQAAEMLDISVDEFTEKFIGCSEITHKLAIEYGAKAIVTYLPHTADVLEHIDSPIEPTEIRQTNQGYQLSKLRQLTHYAVVKTDFNHIMHTTLEGMLTGVGLDRCGVLLLSPSRKLLQPRVMMGDGAELLKQAFVIELDDPQSVFTQCIGQKKSLWVNAPTSNECKVQIDDELVERFSQNGFLLAPLCIGHKVLGLFYADRQGSGRHFEQQDFDSFTHFSELANVCFKVSMT; from the coding sequence ATGACTCAGCAAAAGGGAGCAGATTACTGGACCAAGCGTATCAGTGATCAAGAAATGCCTGCATTATGTTCAACTGTACGAGATTTAGAGCAGCTGGCAAAAGATGATGTCTCTTCGTTAGCTTTACTCGGGCGTAGTGTGATGCACGATAACGCATTAACTTCGCGTATTTTACGCGTCGCCAACAGTGCTATTTATAATAAAGGCATTAATCAAGTATCAACCGTTAGCCGTGCTGCTGTGGTACTTGGTTTTGATACTATCCGCAATATTTGCCTTACCGCTAAATTACTTACCAGCTTGCTAGAAAATAAGCATCTTTCAGAGGGGGTTTACCAGCGTTTATTAAAGCTGATGGCACAGTCATTTCAAGCGGCTATGTTGGCTCGAATGATGATGAGCGACAAGGGGGAATCATTGCGTGAAGAAGTCTTTATTGCCTCATTACTGTACCGCATCGGTGAAAGTGCATTTTGGAGTATGGGTGGTGAGTTGACCGAACAACTGGATAAAAAATTACTCAAAATAGAGGATAAAATCACACAAAACTCATTGATCCGTGCTGAACTTGGCACCTCCTTTGTTCAACTCACCCAGAGTATTGCTAGGAGTTGGGGTTTAGGTGAAGTATTGCTTAAGTCTTTAGCGCAACCTGATGAGCGCATGCCTGAGATCCGTTGTATTTTTTTAGCCGACAAGTTGTCAGAGATTATTTCACAACCCAAAGTTAATGCCGAAGAGTTACATAAGCGCTTATCCCAAGCAGCAGAGATGTTAGACATCAGTGTCGATGAGTTTACTGAAAAATTTATTGGTTGCAGCGAAATTACTCATAAGTTGGCCATTGAGTATGGTGCCAAAGCGATCGTGACTTATTTGCCTCATACAGCAGATGTATTAGAACATATTGATTCGCCGATTGAGCCTACCGAAATACGGCAAACTAACCAAGGTTATCAGCTGAGTAAACTGAGACAATTAACTCATTATGCGGTGGTTAAAACTGATTTTAATCACATCATGCACACAACATTAGAGGGGATGTTAACGGGAGTTGGCTTAGACCGTTGTGGTGTGTTGTTACTATCACCGAGCCGTAAATTATTACAACCAAGAGTGATGATGGGAGATGGTGCTGAGTTATTAAAACAAGCTTTTGTGATTGAGCTTGATGATCCTCAATCGGTCTTCACTCAGTGTATAGGACAAAAAAAGAGCCTTTGGGTGAATGCCCCAACCAGTAATGAATGCAAAGTGCAAATAGATGATGAGCTAGTTGAACGCTTTTCTCAAAATGGTTTTCTATTAGCACCGCTGTGTATAGGCCATAAAGTATTAGGGTTGTTTTATGCAGATAGGCAAGGGTCTGGACGTCATTTTGAGCAACAAGACTTTGACAGTTTTACTCACTTTAGTGAACTAGCCAATGTATGTTTTAAGGTATCAATGACATAG
- a CDS encoding M90 family metallopeptidase, producing the protein MIAIIILLIISMTAVGWITSSQWRLNRQRNIVSRQPFPTLWRNILKKRFPYFKAMPTDLQLQLKKHIQIFIDEKQFVGCDGFEINDEVKVTIAAQACLLLLNRKTNYYPKLTQILVYPSAFIVKQNRTDIAGVQSSQRNVLLGESWEYGKVVLSWNSTVEGAADPFDGSNVVIHEFAHQLDQEDGSANGAPPLRDITSYRSWSDILGQEFKQLQHCAQHHIPSLFNYYGATNPAEFFAVISETFFERPTEFYQQHQQLYKELSQFYQLDPINWH; encoded by the coding sequence ATGATTGCGATTATAATATTGCTCATTATATCTATGACCGCTGTGGGATGGATTACTAGTAGCCAATGGCGTCTCAACCGACAACGCAACATAGTCAGCCGTCAGCCATTCCCGACACTGTGGCGTAACATATTAAAAAAGCGATTTCCTTATTTTAAAGCCATGCCGACTGACTTGCAGCTTCAACTCAAAAAACATATTCAAATATTTATTGATGAAAAACAGTTTGTCGGTTGTGACGGATTCGAGATTAATGACGAAGTGAAGGTCACCATCGCAGCCCAAGCTTGCTTATTACTACTCAACCGCAAAACCAACTATTATCCCAAGTTAACACAAATATTAGTCTACCCGAGCGCGTTTATTGTTAAGCAAAACAGAACAGATATCGCTGGTGTACAATCGTCCCAACGTAATGTATTACTGGGGGAATCTTGGGAATATGGTAAAGTTGTTTTATCATGGAATAGTACAGTAGAAGGCGCAGCCGACCCGTTTGATGGCAGTAATGTGGTCATCCATGAATTTGCTCACCAGCTTGATCAAGAAGATGGTAGTGCTAATGGAGCACCGCCGCTGCGTGATATCACTTCATATCGTTCATGGTCTGACATATTGGGACAAGAATTTAAGCAACTTCAGCATTGCGCTCAACATCATATCCCGTCATTATTCAACTATTACGGCGCAACGAATCCAGCAGAGTTTTTTGCGGTGATAAGTGAAACGTTTTTTGAACGCCCAACGGAGTTTTACCAACAGCATCAACAATTGTATAAAGAATTAAGCCAGTTTTATCAGCTAGACCCCATAAATTGGCATTAG
- a CDS encoding DUF3820 family protein: MNEQQLLDAINQTMPFGKYAGRKLLQLPEPYLVWFHSKGFPEGKLGEQLALMYEVKLNGLEEMLQPLLKR, translated from the coding sequence ATGAATGAGCAACAATTATTAGACGCGATTAATCAAACCATGCCATTTGGTAAATATGCGGGACGTAAATTATTACAGTTACCAGAGCCATACTTAGTGTGGTTTCATTCAAAAGGCTTTCCCGAAGGCAAGCTAGGTGAACAGCTCGCATTAATGTATGAAGTGAAACTCAATGGATTGGAAGAAATGTTGCAACCGCTATTAAAGAGGTGA